GGTTCCCAGGCGGGGTCGAGGTTGTACAGCGTCAGGATCGGCAGGTCCGTTCGAGTGGTTGCGTTTGCCATCTTCCGCGGTCACCCCTCGTTATCGTCGTCTGGTTATGTCTTGACCTACCCGCATTAAGCCCTACCTGTGGCGGAAATGCAAGGGTTTGGGGGCACATTTTGGGGGGGGTGGTCAGAGGCTGGATTCGGCAATGACGGCCATCCGACGGCGACCGGACCGACCCGGCGTGGGCTCGCTCTCAGTTCAGGTTGGGAGGGTCCGCAGGGCGGGCGAGTTGAGCCCGCAGGAGGCGCGGCTGGATGCCAGGTCCGCGCGGCCGGGAGGCGATCCGCTGGGGAAATGCGTCAAGGCGTGGGGACGGCGCCGTCGGCTCCAGGCGCATGGCGCGGGTCGCGCACACGCGTCCGGAGGATGAACAGGGCCGCCAGGTTGAACACGGCCGCGAGCAAGAACAACGCCACGAAGCCGCGCGACGCCAGCCAGGCGCCGATCAACGGCGCCAGGATGCCGGCGACTCCCAGGCTGCTGTTCACGATGCCGGCATAGGTCGGCTGTCGTCCGGCAGGCGCGAACTCCAGGGTGAGCAACAGGCCGGACACGATCTGCCCACCGATGGCAAAGCCGATGAGCAGAAACGCCAGGTAGTACGCCTCAGGCGCCGGCGACCAGGCGGTCAGGGCGAAAGCCAGCAGGTAGGCCACGGCTGTGATCTCGACCGAGAGCAAATGGCCGCGCCGATCGGCCAGTAGGCCCAGACTGAGCGTGCCTAGCGCCTGTCCCACCAGGGATACTGCGGTGTACATACCAACGGTGCCGTCGCTCACCTGCCAGAGCCGCAGCGCGCTCAGGGTCACGAACCCCAGTCCCATCGCCCCGAAGGCCAGCGTCACTCGCCCGAGAAGGTACCAACGGAAGTTGGCCTCGGAGCGCACAACGTCCGGCAGGTTCGACCAGAAGTCGCGCGCCGATTGGCGGGGAGCCTGGACGACCGGGACCGGCTCACGGACCAAGGCCATGAATCCCAGACTGAGCAGGATGCTGAGCGCTCCGAGGGCAAACACGGCTACGAAGTTGGCCGGGTACTTGAGCGAGGTCAGCAGCGCGGTGCTCGCGAGCGCGCCCAGGGCCCCGGTCGTTGTGCCGACGAATCCGCCGATGCCCATGAAGCGCCCACGGCGCTGCACCGGGAAGCAGCGTCCGACCAGCTCCTGCCAGGCGGGCGCGATGGACCCGGCGCCCAGCACGTGCCAGGCATAGGCAACCAGCGCCAACACCAGCGCCGATGTCGGCGCGCGAGCGGCAAGCGCCGCAGCCAGGACCAGCAGGAACAGCGGAAGACGCTCGGCAAAGAAACCGACATTGACCATGATCGGGAGCATGCGCGGCACTCGCTCGACCCCGTTTGCCG
The genomic region above belongs to Anaerolineales bacterium and contains:
- a CDS encoding MFS transporter, which produces MSSSRRMLRRLLELDRPYASFEGAQLQLEVERNYRWNLTVSILELALFWFGLSFIASSTILPLFFSKLTESTLVFGLVAMLSQGGWYLPQLFTANGVERVPRMLPIMVNVGFFAERLPLFLLVLAAALAARAPTSALVLALVAYAWHVLGAGSIAPAWQELVGRCFPVQRRGRFMGIGGFVGTTTGALGALASTALLTSLKYPANFVAVFALGALSILLSLGFMALVREPVPVVQAPRQSARDFWSNLPDVVRSEANFRWYLLGRVTLAFGAMGLGFVTLSALRLWQVSDGTVGMYTAVSLVGQALGTLSLGLLADRRGHLLSVEITAVAYLLAFALTAWSPAPEAYYLAFLLIGFAIGGQIVSGLLLTLEFAPAGRQPTYAGIVNSSLGVAGILAPLIGAWLASRGFVALFLLAAVFNLAALFILRTRVRDPRHAPGADGAVPTP